One genomic window of Sporosarcina ureae includes the following:
- the sufD gene encoding Fe-S cluster assembly protein SufD — protein MTVETTLALTEQDVRSYSAKVEEAAWMADFRSNALAKAEVLEMPRPDKTKITKWNFTEFPSHTVESSIFAGLEELPTEAKALIDDEQQQNIYVQHNNTPAYLSLSEDLKSQGVILTDIFTASREHSELLQKYLMTDGVKVDEHKLTALHAALINGGVFVYVPKNVVIEDPLQVLFIHDNEEASLFNHVVIVAEENSQVTYVESYLSTMEHAATQANIVAEVFAMANAKIVYGSVDVLAEGMTTYVNRRGVTGPHARIEWALGLMNDSNTISENITHLVGDGSSSDMKSVVVGRGSQKQNFTSEIVHWGLDTDGFILKHGVMKENSSAIFNGIGRIAKGATRSNAVQESRILMLGERGRGDANPILLIDENDVTAGHAASVGRVDPLQMFYLMSRGITQEEAERLIIHGFLAPVVSKLPIAGVRKQLTEVIERKVR, from the coding sequence ATGACGGTTGAAACAACATTGGCATTGACCGAACAAGACGTCCGCTCTTATTCCGCAAAAGTGGAGGAAGCTGCTTGGATGGCAGATTTTCGTTCGAACGCTCTAGCAAAAGCTGAAGTGCTCGAAATGCCAAGACCAGATAAAACTAAAATTACAAAATGGAATTTCACAGAATTCCCTTCACATACAGTTGAGAGCTCGATTTTCGCAGGATTGGAAGAATTGCCAACTGAAGCGAAAGCATTAATCGATGACGAACAACAACAAAATATTTACGTGCAGCACAATAACACACCTGCATACCTTTCATTGTCTGAAGATTTGAAGTCGCAAGGCGTTATTTTGACGGATATCTTTACAGCATCACGTGAACACAGTGAACTGTTACAGAAATACTTGATGACTGACGGTGTGAAAGTGGATGAGCATAAGTTAACAGCTCTTCACGCAGCGTTGATCAACGGTGGAGTATTCGTCTACGTTCCTAAAAACGTAGTAATCGAAGATCCATTACAAGTCCTTTTCATTCATGATAATGAAGAAGCATCACTGTTCAACCACGTAGTAATCGTGGCAGAAGAAAACAGTCAAGTAACATACGTAGAAAGCTATCTTTCTACTATGGAGCATGCAGCAACACAAGCAAACATCGTAGCTGAAGTATTTGCTATGGCCAATGCGAAAATTGTCTACGGATCAGTCGACGTATTAGCGGAAGGTATGACAACTTATGTCAACCGTCGCGGTGTTACTGGACCTCACGCACGTATTGAGTGGGCGCTTGGATTAATGAACGACAGCAATACGATTTCTGAAAACATCACGCATTTAGTCGGTGACGGCTCATCTAGTGATATGAAATCCGTTGTGGTTGGACGCGGTAGCCAGAAACAAAACTTCACATCTGAAATCGTCCACTGGGGCCTTGATACAGATGGTTTCATCTTGAAGCACGGTGTTATGAAAGAAAACTCATCTGCTATCTTTAACGGAATCGGCCGAATCGCAAAAGGGGCAACTCGTTCCAACGCGGTACAAGAGTCCCGTATTCTCATGTTAGGTGAAAGAGGACGTGGAGACGCGAACCCGATTTTGCTCATTGATGAAAATGATGTAACGGCAGGTCACGCCGCTTCAGTAGGACGTGTAGATCCACTACAAATGTTCTATCTAATGAGCCGTGGTATTACACAAGAAGAAGCAGAACGCCTCATCATTCATGGTTTCTTAGCTCCAGTTGTTAGCAAATTGCCAATCGCAGGAGTTAGAAAACAATTGACGGAGGTTATTGAAAGGAAAGTGCGCTAA
- the sufC gene encoding Fe-S cluster assembly ATPase SufC has product MAILEIKDLHVRIEDKEILKGVTLTINTNEIHAIMGPNGTGKSTLASAIMGHPKYEVTSGSVTLDGEDVLAMEVDERARAGLFLAMQYPSEITGVTNADFLRSGVNARREEGDEISLMKFIREMDSKMEVLEMDEDMATRYLNEGFSGGEKKRNEILQLMMLKPKFAVLDEIDSGLDIDALKIVSNGINQMRGEGFGCLIITHYQRLLDYITPDKVHIIMQGRIVKTGGSELAKKLEVEGYDWIKDELGIEDETVGQEA; this is encoded by the coding sequence ATGGCAATTTTGGAAATTAAAGATCTTCATGTCCGAATTGAGGACAAAGAAATCTTAAAAGGTGTTACCTTAACAATAAATACAAATGAGATCCATGCAATCATGGGGCCAAATGGTACGGGGAAATCTACGCTTGCATCAGCAATCATGGGTCACCCGAAATATGAAGTTACATCCGGATCAGTTACTCTTGATGGAGAAGACGTATTGGCGATGGAAGTAGATGAGCGTGCGAGAGCCGGTCTATTCCTAGCTATGCAATATCCAAGTGAAATCACTGGCGTAACAAACGCAGATTTCCTTCGTTCTGGAGTGAACGCACGTCGTGAAGAAGGCGATGAGATTTCTTTGATGAAATTTATTCGTGAAATGGATAGCAAGATGGAAGTTCTTGAAATGGATGAAGATATGGCAACTCGTTATTTAAACGAAGGTTTCTCAGGTGGAGAGAAAAAGCGTAATGAAATTCTCCAACTTATGATGTTGAAACCGAAGTTTGCAGTACTTGACGAAATTGACTCAGGTCTGGATATCGACGCATTGAAAATTGTTTCTAACGGAATCAACCAAATGCGCGGCGAAGGTTTTGGTTGCTTGATCATCACTCACTACCAACGTTTGTTAGACTATATCACGCCGGATAAAGTGCATATCATCATGCAAGGTAGAATCGTGAAAACGGGTGGTTCTGAATTAGCTAAGAAACTTGAAGTTGAAGGTTATGACTGGATCAAAGATGAACTAGGTATCGAAGACGAAACTGTTGGACAAGAAGCATAA
- the sufU gene encoding Fe-S cluster assembly sulfur transfer protein SufU, whose amino-acid sequence MSTNKLDQLYRSVIMEHYKHPKNKGVLENGNVTIDMNNPTCGDVIRLTMNVEDDIVKDVKFEGEGCSISMASASMMTQMIKGKTTEEAVKLAHTFSDMMLGKELDESIDLDDLEALSGVAQFPARIKCATLSWKAMEKGVSGESQ is encoded by the coding sequence ATGTCTACTAACAAACTAGATCAACTTTATCGATCTGTAATCATGGAGCATTATAAACACCCGAAAAACAAAGGCGTTTTGGAGAATGGTAATGTCACGATTGACATGAATAATCCGACTTGCGGTGACGTCATCCGTTTAACGATGAACGTAGAAGATGACATCGTCAAAGACGTCAAGTTTGAAGGGGAAGGATGTTCCATTTCCATGGCATCCGCTTCTATGATGACACAGATGATCAAAGGTAAAACAACTGAAGAAGCAGTTAAGTTAGCACATACTTTTTCAGACATGATGTTAGGCAAAGAGTTGGACGAGTCGATTGACCTCGACGACCTAGAAGCATTATCGGGTGTCGCGCAATTCCCTGCCCGCATTAAATGTGCAACATTGAGCTGGAAGGCGATGGAAAAGGGAGTCTCTGGCGAGTCGCAATGA
- the sufB gene encoding Fe-S cluster assembly protein SufB: MAKQMPEIGDYKYGFHDKDVSVFRSERGLTREIVEEISSMKEEPQWMLDYRLKSLEIFYSKPMPQWGGDLNSLKFDEITYYVKPSEGAETSWDEVPEEIKRTFDKLGIPEAEQKYLAGVSAQYESEVVYHNMKEELTDLGIVFKDTDSALRENEELFKQYWGTVIPNSDNKFSALNSAVWSGGSFIYVPPGVKVETPLQAYFRINSENMGQFERTMIIVDEGASVHYVEGCTAPVYTTNSLHSAVVEIIIKKDAYCRYTTIQNWANNVYNLVTKRAVCEENATMEWIDGNIGSKLTMKYPAVILKGEGSRGMTLSIALAGKGQHQDAGAKMMHLAPNTSSTIVSKSISQHGGKVTYRGIVHFGRNADGARANIECDTLIMDKLSTSDTIPYNEILNNNISLEHEAKVSKVSEEQLFYLMSRGIPELEATEMIVMGFIEPFTKELPMEYAVEMNRLIKFEMEGSIG; the protein is encoded by the coding sequence ATGGCAAAACAAATGCCGGAAATCGGCGATTACAAATACGGTTTCCATGACAAAGACGTTTCTGTGTTCCGTTCAGAGCGTGGATTAACGCGTGAGATAGTGGAAGAAATTTCTTCAATGAAGGAAGAACCACAATGGATGTTGGATTACCGTTTGAAATCTCTTGAGATTTTCTATAGTAAGCCAATGCCACAATGGGGCGGAGACTTGAATTCATTGAAGTTTGATGAAATCACGTACTACGTAAAACCATCTGAAGGTGCAGAAACTTCTTGGGATGAAGTACCTGAAGAGATCAAGCGTACGTTTGATAAACTAGGTATTCCTGAAGCGGAACAAAAATACTTGGCAGGTGTATCTGCACAGTATGAATCTGAAGTGGTTTACCACAATATGAAAGAAGAACTAACTGATCTAGGAATTGTCTTTAAAGACACGGATTCTGCACTTCGTGAAAACGAAGAGTTGTTCAAACAATATTGGGGTACGGTAATACCGAACTCAGACAATAAATTCTCAGCGTTAAACTCTGCTGTATGGTCTGGTGGATCATTTATCTATGTACCACCTGGCGTAAAAGTAGAAACACCGCTACAAGCCTATTTCCGTATTAACTCGGAAAACATGGGACAGTTCGAGCGTACGATGATCATCGTAGACGAAGGCGCAAGCGTTCACTACGTAGAAGGGTGTACAGCACCTGTTTACACAACTAACTCACTACACAGTGCGGTTGTTGAAATCATCATCAAAAAAGATGCATATTGCCGTTACACAACGATCCAAAACTGGGCGAACAACGTCTACAACTTGGTAACGAAGCGTGCAGTATGTGAAGAAAATGCGACAATGGAATGGATTGATGGCAACATTGGTTCTAAATTGACGATGAAATACCCAGCAGTCATCCTAAAAGGTGAAGGCTCACGTGGTATGACGCTATCGATCGCATTAGCAGGTAAAGGACAGCACCAGGATGCCGGCGCGAAAATGATGCACTTGGCACCTAACACGTCTTCTACTATTGTTTCAAAATCCATCTCTCAACACGGCGGAAAAGTAACGTATCGCGGAATTGTCCACTTCGGACGTAATGCGGACGGAGCTCGTGCCAACATTGAGTGTGATACGTTGATCATGGATAAACTATCTACTTCAGATACAATTCCATACAATGAAATCTTGAATAACAATATTTCATTGGAACACGAAGCAAAAGTATCGAAAGTTTCTGAAGAGCAGCTCTTCTATTTGATGAGCCGCGGTATTCCTGAATTGGAAGCAACAGAAATGATCGTTATGGGCTTCATCGAGCCATTCACAAAAGAGCTACCGATGGAATATGCGGTAGAGATGAACCGTCTGATCAAGTTCGAAATGGAAGGTAGTATTGGGTAA
- a CDS encoding NAD(P)H-dependent flavin oxidoreductase, producing MNLVELKKSMSLPVIASPMFIISNPKTVIEQCKAGVIGSMPSLNARPVAQFEEWLIEITEELADYNAKNPTKPAAPFAINQIVHRSNERLQEDMELCVKYKVPIIITSLGAREDVYEAAHSYGGIVLHDVINNMFAKKAIEKGADGLIAVAAGAGGHAGPKSPFALVQEIREWFDGPLALGGSIATGGSVLAAEAMGADFAYIGSPFIATEEARAVEEYKQAIVDATSDDIVYSNYFTGIHGNYLATSIRASGLDPDNLPESDPSKMNFGGEAGQKAWKDIWGCGQGIGIIDKVQPTKDYVAQLAKEYSEAKDKLVGDRVNTASR from the coding sequence ATGAATTTAGTAGAATTGAAAAAGAGTATGAGTCTTCCGGTGATCGCATCCCCGATGTTCATTATTAGTAATCCTAAGACGGTGATTGAGCAGTGTAAAGCAGGAGTAATCGGTTCTATGCCTTCTCTAAACGCAAGACCGGTTGCCCAATTCGAAGAGTGGTTGATCGAGATCACAGAAGAATTAGCTGACTACAACGCAAAAAATCCTACTAAACCAGCTGCGCCATTTGCGATCAACCAAATCGTTCACCGGTCCAATGAAAGATTGCAGGAAGATATGGAACTATGTGTGAAGTATAAAGTTCCCATCATTATTACATCTCTAGGTGCAAGAGAAGACGTCTACGAGGCAGCCCATAGTTATGGCGGTATTGTATTGCATGACGTGATCAATAATATGTTCGCAAAGAAAGCAATTGAAAAAGGTGCAGATGGTTTAATTGCAGTCGCTGCAGGAGCGGGAGGGCATGCGGGTCCTAAAAGCCCGTTCGCACTCGTTCAAGAAATCCGTGAATGGTTCGATGGGCCACTGGCACTTGGAGGTTCTATAGCGACTGGCGGAAGCGTATTGGCAGCAGAAGCTATGGGGGCAGACTTTGCATACATCGGATCGCCATTCATCGCTACTGAAGAAGCGAGAGCAGTTGAAGAATATAAACAGGCAATCGTAGACGCAACTTCGGATGATATTGTGTACAGTAATTATTTCACTGGTATACACGGAAATTATTTAGCTACGTCCATTCGTGCTTCGGGCTTAGATCCAGATAACTTACCGGAAAGTGATCCTAGTAAAATGAATTTTGGCGGGGAAGCGGGCCAAAAAGCTTGGAAAGATATTTGGGGCTGTGGTCAAGGAATCGGTATAATCGATAAAGTACAACCGACAAAAGATTATGTTGCACAATTAGCCAAAGAGTATAGTGAAGCAAAGGATAAGTTGGTAGGCGATAGAGTAAATACAGCGAGCAGATAA
- a CDS encoding MetQ/NlpA family ABC transporter substrate-binding protein, protein MKKFLFGLFAAVLVLALAACGTKDEGSKDNAASDGAEKGEKTSLVVGASNTPHAVILEEAKPLLAEKGYDLTIESYTDYVLPNKDLDEGTLDANYFQHIPYLESQIADFGYDFVNAGAIHIEPIGVYSKKYDSLEELPDGATILISNSVADHGRVLAMLEEKGLIKLADDVEKVKAEVGDIVENPKNLEFDANYEAALMPQLYNNDEGDALLINSNFAIDAGLNPMEDSIALEDKESPYVNVIAVKSGNEDSDAIKALVEVLTSEQIQDFILKEWSGSVVPVK, encoded by the coding sequence ATGAAGAAGTTTTTATTCGGTCTATTCGCAGCCGTACTAGTGCTTGCATTGGCAGCTTGCGGAACGAAAGACGAAGGTAGTAAAGATAATGCAGCATCAGATGGAGCAGAAAAAGGCGAGAAAACGTCATTGGTAGTCGGCGCATCTAACACACCACACGCTGTAATTTTGGAAGAAGCTAAGCCATTATTAGCTGAAAAAGGCTATGATTTAACAATTGAAAGTTACACAGATTATGTACTGCCAAACAAAGATTTGGACGAAGGCACACTGGATGCGAACTATTTCCAACACATTCCTTATCTAGAGAGCCAAATTGCCGATTTCGGTTATGATTTCGTCAATGCAGGCGCGATCCACATCGAGCCAATCGGTGTGTATTCTAAGAAATATGACTCATTGGAAGAACTTCCAGACGGAGCGACGATCTTAATCAGTAACTCTGTTGCAGATCACGGTCGAGTACTTGCTATGCTTGAAGAAAAAGGATTGATCAAGCTAGCGGATGACGTGGAAAAAGTGAAAGCTGAAGTAGGCGATATCGTAGAAAATCCAAAGAACTTGGAGTTTGATGCGAATTACGAAGCAGCGCTAATGCCTCAGTTGTATAATAACGATGAAGGCGACGCATTATTAATCAACTCCAACTTCGCAATCGATGCAGGTTTGAATCCAATGGAAGACTCGATCGCATTGGAAGATAAAGAGTCTCCATATGTTAACGTAATTGCTGTAAAGAGCGGTAATGAAGACAGCGATGCAATCAAAGCATTAGTAGAAGTATTGACTTCAGAGCAAATTCAAGATTTCATTTTGAAAGAATGGTCTGGATCCGTTGTTCCCGTGAAATAA
- a CDS encoding dicarboxylate/amino acid:cation symporter, protein MKFKLGLIWRILIAIGLAIGLGLVLPMIHEGFAHWFVRLAATFNMLFGGFLNFIVPLIIIAFIAPSIAKLGAGSGKLLGMSAAFAYGSTVIAGLLAYFAATNILPNFIQPTTKTDIAEGAREAGVAFFEMEMDPMMGIMTALLLAFVLGIGMAAIKGKTMMSFFDEFNLIINKVISVVIIPLLPFHIFGIFLNMTYTGEVANVLSVFVFVFIMIIILHLTMLTFQYTVAGALNKRNPFVLMKTMLPAYLTAIGTQSSAATIPVTLRQAKKTGASERVTDFAVPLFATIHLSGSTITIVSCSIGVMLMNGFDVSFGSYLQFIFMLGVTMIAAPGVPGGAVVAATGLLTSMLGFNESMVALMIALYLAQDSFGTATNVTGDGALAMIVDRFTKKV, encoded by the coding sequence GTGAAGTTTAAATTAGGGCTCATTTGGCGAATTCTAATCGCCATTGGGCTGGCGATCGGACTTGGTTTAGTATTGCCGATGATCCATGAAGGATTTGCGCATTGGTTCGTTCGCTTAGCAGCTACATTTAATATGTTATTCGGTGGATTCTTGAACTTTATCGTTCCACTGATTATCATTGCGTTTATCGCACCAAGTATTGCAAAGCTTGGAGCAGGTTCCGGGAAATTGCTAGGAATGTCTGCTGCATTTGCGTATGGATCTACGGTGATCGCGGGATTGCTTGCGTATTTCGCAGCAACGAATATTTTGCCGAACTTCATTCAACCCACGACGAAGACGGACATTGCAGAAGGCGCGCGTGAAGCTGGAGTAGCGTTCTTCGAAATGGAAATGGACCCAATGATGGGGATCATGACCGCTTTGCTATTGGCATTTGTGCTTGGCATTGGAATGGCAGCGATTAAAGGGAAGACGATGATGTCGTTCTTCGATGAATTTAATTTAATTATCAACAAAGTCATTTCTGTCGTCATTATTCCATTACTACCTTTCCATATTTTTGGGATTTTCCTGAATATGACATATACAGGTGAAGTAGCGAATGTGCTTTCAGTCTTTGTATTTGTTTTCATCATGATCATCATTCTTCATTTAACCATGCTAACATTCCAGTACACAGTGGCGGGTGCATTGAACAAACGGAATCCGTTCGTGTTAATGAAAACGATGCTACCTGCGTATTTGACGGCTATCGGAACACAATCTTCTGCTGCAACGATTCCGGTTACGTTGCGTCAAGCGAAAAAGACGGGTGCTTCAGAACGTGTAACGGATTTCGCGGTGCCGTTGTTCGCGACGATCCATTTATCGGGTAGTACGATTACGATTGTTTCCTGTTCTATCGGGGTTATGCTGATGAACGGGTTTGATGTAAGTTTTGGTTCGTATTTACAATTCATCTTTATGCTAGGTGTTACGATGATTGCCGCTCCTGGTGTACCGGGTGGCGCAGTCGTTGCGGCAACCGGGCTCCTTACGAGCATGCTCGGCTTCAATGAGAGCATGGTAGCATTGATGATCGCGTTGTATTTAGCGCAAGATAGTTTCGGAACAGCAACAAACGTTACAGGTGACGGGGCGCTTGCGATGATCGTCGACCGTTTCACTAAAAAAGTATAG
- a CDS encoding hotdog fold thioesterase produces the protein MDLEQTLIGALGITFKELDPDKVVCEMPVGPKTIQPMGLLHGGASVALAETAASIAAALNVNPETHYPVGLEINANHIRGKKDGIVTATAVPFHKGRTSMVWDIQITDEAGKLISVSRCTIAVVEKK, from the coding sequence ATGGATTTAGAACAAACATTGATTGGCGCATTGGGAATTACTTTTAAAGAACTTGATCCTGACAAAGTCGTCTGTGAAATGCCGGTTGGTCCGAAAACCATTCAGCCTATGGGATTGCTGCATGGAGGTGCTTCAGTAGCTCTCGCAGAAACTGCGGCTAGCATTGCAGCTGCTTTAAACGTAAATCCCGAAACGCATTATCCAGTCGGCCTGGAAATCAATGCGAATCACATACGAGGTAAAAAAGATGGCATCGTCACCGCTACTGCCGTTCCATTCCATAAAGGACGCACATCAATGGTTTGGGATATCCAAATCACGGATGAGGCAGGTAAATTAATTAGTGTTTCGAGATGTACGATTGCTGTTGTTGAGAAAAAGTGA
- a CDS encoding MarR family winged helix-turn-helix transcriptional regulator, translating to MTKELDQEQANYIIDVCASANLRTVSGSLTQLYNHLLKPTGLKITQYYMLGNIYTSPDISISKLGEIMLLDQTTVTRNLNILHDSGFVQIKRAKQDSRTKVVTITELGYGKLNEATPIWTQVQEQIEGAIGKSEYMDLLKKLESLQKVIDEFKS from the coding sequence ATGACAAAAGAGTTGGATCAAGAGCAAGCAAATTATATTATTGACGTGTGTGCTAGTGCAAATCTTCGAACGGTATCTGGTTCACTAACGCAACTGTACAATCATTTATTGAAACCTACTGGATTGAAAATCACTCAATATTATATGCTCGGCAATATTTATACATCGCCAGATATTTCGATTAGTAAATTAGGCGAGATTATGTTGTTGGATCAAACGACTGTTACGCGTAACTTGAACATATTACATGATTCCGGCTTTGTGCAGATCAAGAGAGCGAAACAGGACTCGCGAACTAAAGTGGTCACGATAACAGAATTAGGCTACGGGAAGTTAAATGAGGCTACTCCTATCTGGACACAAGTGCAGGAACAAATTGAAGGCGCTATCGGCAAATCAGAGTATATGGACTTACTGAAGAAGTTGGAGTCACTACAGAAAGTGATTGATGAATTTAAAAGTTGA
- a CDS encoding cysteine desulfurase has translation MLSKDIRNHFPILDQEVNGHPLVYLDSAATSQKPVQVIEALDRYYRFDNSNVHRGVHTLGNRATDGYEGAREKVRKFINAKSTQEVIFMRGTTTAINTVAQSYGRANVSEGDEIVITHMEHHSNIIPWQQLAKETGAVLKYIDLEEDGTLSLDKVRETITDKTKIVSIMYVSNVLGTMNPIEEITKIAHQHGAVMCVDAAQAAPHLKIDVQNLDCDFLAFSGHKMCGPTGIGVLYGKKDLLNNMEPIEFGGEMIDFVGLYESTWKELPWKFEGGTPIIAGAIGLGAAIDFLEEIGLDAIEQHEHELAGYAMDKMSEIDGLTIYGPRDPDQRAGLVTFNLNDVHPHDVATVLDMNGIAVRAGHHCAQPLMKWLEVSSTARASFYLYNTTDDVDRLVEGLRTTKEYFNDVY, from the coding sequence ATGCTCAGCAAAGACATCCGCAATCATTTCCCTATATTAGACCAAGAAGTCAATGGACATCCACTTGTCTACTTGGATAGCGCTGCGACTTCACAAAAGCCTGTGCAAGTAATTGAGGCACTAGATCGCTATTATCGCTTTGATAATTCCAATGTTCACCGTGGGGTGCATACACTTGGAAATCGTGCGACAGATGGGTATGAAGGTGCTCGTGAGAAAGTCCGTAAATTCATTAATGCTAAATCCACGCAAGAAGTCATCTTCATGCGCGGTACAACAACAGCTATTAACACGGTTGCGCAAAGTTATGGCCGTGCCAATGTCTCGGAAGGTGACGAAATCGTCATTACACATATGGAGCACCACTCCAATATCATTCCGTGGCAGCAGCTCGCTAAAGAAACTGGCGCAGTGTTAAAATATATTGATTTAGAAGAAGACGGTACGTTATCACTTGATAAAGTACGGGAAACGATTACCGATAAAACGAAAATTGTTTCTATCATGTATGTTTCCAACGTTCTCGGCACGATGAATCCAATCGAAGAAATCACAAAAATTGCCCATCAACACGGTGCAGTGATGTGTGTGGACGCTGCACAAGCAGCTCCACATTTAAAAATAGATGTACAGAATCTAGATTGCGACTTCCTTGCATTTTCCGGACACAAAATGTGTGGACCTACCGGTATCGGTGTCCTCTACGGTAAAAAGGATTTACTCAATAATATGGAACCTATTGAATTCGGCGGCGAAATGATTGATTTTGTCGGGCTATACGAATCCACATGGAAAGAATTGCCTTGGAAATTCGAAGGTGGTACACCTATTATTGCAGGAGCTATTGGACTCGGTGCAGCTATCGACTTCTTGGAAGAAATCGGTTTGGATGCAATCGAACAGCATGAACACGAACTAGCTGGTTATGCTATGGATAAAATGTCTGAAATCGACGGCTTGACCATTTATGGACCAAGAGATCCCGATCAACGTGCAGGATTGGTCACATTCAACTTGAATGATGTCCATCCTCATGATGTTGCAACTGTACTCGATATGAATGGTATAGCTGTTCGTGCCGGTCATCACTGTGCACAACCATTGATGAAATGGTTAGAAGTTTCTTCAACAGCGCGTGCCAGCTTCTATCTTTACAACACCACTGATGACGTAGATCGCCTCGTGGAAGGACTTCGCACAACAAAGGAGTATTTTAACGATGTCTACTAA
- a CDS encoding methionine ABC transporter permease, with the protein MIEQWFPNVNWDKMWEATGETLYMSAYSTFFTFVFGIALGLLLFLTSPGQLWSNKITHVFTGAFVNIFRSIPFIILIILLIPLTKLLFDSMRGPNAALPALIIGAAPFYGRMVLIALQEIDKGVIEAARSMGAKTSTIIFKVLLPESMPALVSGITVTSIALVGYTAMAGVIGAGGLGTLAYLEGFQRSREDVTIMATILVLIIVFIIQFIGDFIAKRLDKR; encoded by the coding sequence ATGATTGAGCAATGGTTCCCGAACGTGAATTGGGATAAAATGTGGGAAGCAACCGGTGAGACACTTTATATGTCTGCCTACTCCACGTTCTTTACATTTGTCTTCGGTATCGCACTTGGTTTGTTGTTGTTTTTAACAAGTCCTGGTCAGTTATGGTCAAATAAAATAACCCATGTCTTTACAGGCGCATTCGTGAATATTTTCCGATCGATTCCGTTTATCATTTTGATTATTTTATTGATTCCTCTTACGAAATTATTATTCGACAGTATGCGTGGACCGAATGCCGCCTTGCCCGCATTGATTATCGGTGCCGCTCCGTTTTATGGCCGTATGGTATTGATTGCATTGCAGGAAATCGATAAAGGGGTTATCGAAGCAGCGCGCTCAATGGGGGCTAAGACGTCGACGATCATTTTCAAAGTATTGTTACCTGAATCCATGCCGGCACTAGTCTCGGGAATTACCGTAACCTCGATTGCACTTGTCGGATATACGGCAATGGCGGGAGTGATCGGTGCAGGTGGTCTAGGTACACTCGCGTATTTGGAAGGGTTCCAGCGCAGCCGCGAAGATGTAACTATAATGGCAACGATTTTGGTATTGATTATCGTGTTTATCATTCAATTTATCGGTGATTTCATCGCAAAACGTTTGGACAAGCGATAA